Proteins encoded within one genomic window of Methanosarcina barkeri str. Wiesmoor:
- a CDS encoding MarR family transcriptional regulator — protein MDKLEKIFGKTAQMTVLKNLIERQNEPTYLSGIAEETGLSHASVSRVITPLVGSGVVTEKPFGKQTRIFQLNSESEAAKLIVDFYNKINQTKIEA, from the coding sequence ATGGATAAATTAGAAAAAATATTCGGGAAAACTGCACAGATGACAGTCCTTAAGAATCTTATTGAAAGACAAAACGAACCAACTTATCTTTCAGGAATAGCTGAGGAAACTGGATTGTCACATGCAAGCGTATCACGTGTCATCACACCTCTGGTTGGATCGGGAGTTGTTACAGAAAAACCCTTCGGAAAACAAACTCGAATTTTCCAGTTGAACTCGGAAAGCGAAGCTGCAAAGTTGATAGTAGATTTTTACAATAAAATTAACCAGACAAAGATTGAAGCCTAA
- a CDS encoding polysaccharide deacetylase family protein, giving the protein MMSKEIIVKGNPIIPNIALTFDDGPGRITPYILDVLRKYGTKATFFCLGYCIDKNIAAQDYTGRYITGSEIVKRANDEGHLIAVHSYDHLALSRLTDEEILNNELSRTRNIITNLIGKLPVYFRPPYGNIDDRVSNITKALDLKTVLWSCRSGDSSTEPAVILDGPIIYTYGPADLYNNIVRNTENGSIILCHDGHSGTHEANFGIVSALDRAIPELQKKGFNFVTVDELLATGNHVIRHS; this is encoded by the coding sequence ATGATGTCAAAAGAGATAATTGTAAAAGGTAATCCTATAATCCCTAATATTGCTCTGACCTTTGACGATGGTCCAGGCAGAATAACCCCATATATCCTTGATGTGCTTCGGAAGTATGGAACTAAAGCCACATTTTTTTGTCTTGGTTACTGCATTGACAAAAACATTGCTGCTCAGGACTATACAGGCAGGTACATAACGGGCAGCGAAATTGTCAAACGTGCAAATGATGAAGGCCATCTCATAGCCGTTCATTCTTATGATCATCTAGCTCTTTCCAGACTTACTGATGAAGAAATTCTTAATAATGAACTGTCCAGAACCAGAAATATAATCACTAATTTGATAGGAAAACTTCCTGTGTACTTTCGTCCTCCCTACGGCAACATCGACGACAGAGTAAGTAATATAACAAAAGCACTTGACCTCAAAACTGTTTTATGGAGCTGTCGCTCAGGAGATAGTTCCACCGAACCTGCTGTTATTCTTGACGGACCTATCATTTACACGTATGGACCAGCAGATCTTTACAACAACATAGTGAGAAATACTGAAAATGGATCAATTATTTTATGCCACGATGGACACAGTGGAACTCATGAGGCAAACTTCGGGATTGTGTCGGCTTTAGACAGAGCAATCCCGGAATTACAGAAAAAGGGATTTAATTTTGTAACAGTAGATGAACTATTGGCGACTGGAAATCACGTAATACGGCACTCATGA
- a CDS encoding MFS transporter, with product MACACGIAVANIYYNQPMLGVITRSFPGELAPSLIPTATQLGYAIGLLLLVPLGDLIERRRLIVSQFLVLALSLLFAAAASTGWALLSASLCIGFTASVTQQIIPAAASLASDNRRGAIIGSVMSGLLSGMLLSRILAGFIATNYGWRAMFWLGIPLVLAGAAAMALLLPLSHPVTSMNYGSLLRSLLQLWREESRLRRATFIQGLLFAVFSAFWTILALHLEQPPFHLGADVAGLFGILGMVGVLAAPIAGRLADRRGPGQVVSTGAFAALLAWLILAGWNSLAGLVFGVMLLDFGMQSAMVANQQVIYGLKPQARNRVNSLFMVGMFIGGSLGSGGAMLAWKIADWKGVAVSAIAVALTAFLVPLLLQRNHS from the coding sequence ATGGCCTGTGCATGTGGAATTGCAGTGGCGAACATCTATTATAACCAGCCAATGCTTGGGGTTATCACTCGCTCCTTTCCTGGCGAATTGGCTCCCAGCCTCATTCCTACTGCTACTCAACTCGGTTACGCAATCGGTTTGCTGCTTCTGGTGCCTCTGGGAGATCTGATAGAACGTCGTCGACTCATCGTATCCCAGTTCCTTGTTTTGGCCTTATCACTGCTTTTTGCCGCCGCCGCATCTACTGGTTGGGCCTTGCTGAGTGCTTCACTTTGCATTGGCTTTACCGCTTCTGTCACGCAGCAGATAATACCGGCTGCCGCATCACTAGCCTCTGATAACCGCCGAGGTGCAATTATAGGTAGCGTTATGAGCGGGCTGTTGAGCGGCATGCTTTTGAGCCGGATTCTTGCCGGTTTTATCGCTACTAACTACGGCTGGAGAGCGATGTTCTGGCTTGGCATTCCCCTAGTTCTGGCTGGTGCGGCAGCAATGGCGCTGTTATTGCCGCTCAGCCATCCCGTGACTTCTATGAACTATGGCTCGCTGCTTCGTTCACTCCTACAACTTTGGCGCGAGGAATCCAGGCTACGTCGCGCCACATTTATACAGGGTTTGCTTTTTGCCGTGTTCAGTGCCTTCTGGACGATCCTCGCACTTCATCTTGAACAGCCCCCTTTCCACCTCGGCGCCGACGTCGCAGGACTTTTTGGAATTCTTGGGATGGTTGGAGTGCTTGCTGCTCCCATAGCTGGACGTCTAGCCGACCGCCGGGGACCAGGCCAGGTTGTTTCTACAGGTGCGTTTGCCGCTCTGCTAGCCTGGCTGATTCTTGCAGGCTGGAATTCTCTTGCTGGCCTGGTTTTCGGTGTCATGCTTCTTGATTTCGGGATGCAGAGTGCCATGGTTGCCAATCAACAGGTAATTTACGGGCTTAAGCCACAAGCACGCAACCGGGTGAATAGTTTGTTCATGGTAGGGATGTTTATTGGCGGCAGCCTGGGGTCTGGAGGTGCAATGCTGGCCTGGAAGATAGCAGATTGGAAGGGCGTTGCCGTTTCTGCTATTGCTGTAGCACTTACAGCTTTCCTGGTACCACTTTTGCTCCAACGCAATCATTCATGA
- the prf1 gene encoding peptide chain release factor aRF-1, which yields MAEYCTYEKYVFKKKLETLRNKNGKSTELISLYIPSDKQISDVTNHLREEHEQASKIKSKLTSNNVQGALDSLLAKLRSLNKIPENGIVYFTGVIDTGANRTGMVTEVLIPPEPVVDYIYHCDSVFYLEPLEEMLRECSTYGFILLDLREATIGMLVGRHTEAIKHLHSTVPGKQRKGGQSAHRFEQLRRIAIHDFYKRIGDAASDAFLELDPSDLKGILIGGHSPTKDEFNEGGFLHYELQNKVLGLFDTEYTDESGFSELINAAEDTLQGIDLIKQKKDIEMFFKELTTESGKVSYGEDNVRANLELKAVDVLLLSEDLRSERVTLKCSACGYENKRARKWKSNEAVPVAGNCPECGSALEVTDVIDVVGEFSELADKGNARIAFISTDFDEGSQLMIAFGGVAAILRYNTGV from the coding sequence ATGGCTGAATACTGTACATATGAAAAATATGTATTTAAAAAGAAGCTTGAAACTCTAAGAAATAAAAATGGAAAGAGTACAGAATTAATTTCCCTTTATATTCCTTCTGATAAACAGATTTCAGATGTTACAAATCATTTGAGGGAAGAGCATGAGCAGGCTTCAAAAATTAAGTCTAAACTTACCAGCAATAACGTACAGGGAGCACTTGATTCTTTGTTGGCAAAGTTAAGATCTCTTAACAAAATACCGGAAAATGGGATAGTTTATTTTACAGGAGTTATCGATACTGGAGCTAACAGGACAGGTATGGTTACTGAAGTTCTTATTCCTCCGGAACCTGTTGTAGATTACATATATCACTGTGATTCTGTTTTTTATCTTGAGCCTCTTGAGGAAATGCTCAGAGAGTGCAGTACTTATGGGTTTATACTTCTTGATTTAAGAGAAGCGACTATCGGAATGCTTGTAGGTAGGCATACTGAAGCTATTAAGCATCTCCATTCCACTGTCCCTGGAAAACAAAGAAAAGGAGGTCAGAGTGCACATCGTTTTGAACAGCTCAGACGCATTGCCATTCATGATTTCTACAAAAGAATAGGGGATGCTGCAAGTGATGCATTCCTTGAACTAGATCCATCTGATCTTAAAGGCATTCTTATAGGAGGGCATTCTCCAACTAAAGACGAGTTCAATGAAGGTGGATTTCTACATTATGAGCTTCAGAATAAGGTTCTTGGGTTGTTTGATACAGAGTATACGGACGAATCAGGTTTTTCTGAGTTAATAAATGCAGCAGAGGATACTCTCCAGGGTATTGACTTAATTAAACAAAAGAAAGATATTGAAATGTTTTTTAAAGAGCTCACTACCGAGTCTGGTAAAGTATCCTATGGAGAGGACAATGTACGGGCGAATCTTGAACTAAAGGCAGTTGATGTGCTTTTACTTTCTGAAGATCTGCGGTCTGAAAGAGTAACTCTTAAATGCAGTGCTTGCGGATATGAGAATAAACGGGCAAGAAAATGGAAATCCAATGAAGCTGTTCCTGTTGCAGGAAATTGTCCTGAATGCGGTTCTGCACTTGAAGTCACGGATGTTATTGATGTTGTTGGTGAATTCTCAGAACTCGCTGATAAAGGCAATGCAAGGATTGCTTTTATATCAACAGATTTCGATGAAGGCTCTCAACTTATGATAGCTTTTGGTGGAGTTGCTGCAATCCTTAGATATAACACAGGGGTTTAA
- a CDS encoding HAD-IC family P-type ATPase: MILSNPDTPDEDREQQNSEKRGNYSIFQKKSSESDITKDHAKDVTLWHSLGAEEIFRKLASSSRGLDTEEAATRLHEYGKNILPTRKPPGLAEIVFHQFKSPLIYILLIAGIISVLLNDLRDAGFIFLVVVINAVIGTIQEWKAEKSASQLQTILKIVSRVRRNGSEIQIPAEEIVPGDIVLLESGSRIPADLRILYASNLTIDESLLTGESAAVEKTVDILVEDTPVSDRGNMAYAGSTVITGRGCGAVTATGSRTEVGMIARAVTETESAKPPLLIRMEDFSHKIGIAVIAASVVMSAVALSQGIAPVEVFFLAIALIVSAIPEGLPVGVTVALSIASTRMAKRNVIVRSLSAVESLGSCTTIATDKTGTLTVNQQTAKTVVLPSGDLFEVSGEGYLPVGQIKKIAQTNEASPSDDEEMESLRRLALAATICNEGTLYKEGETWVHHGDAIDIAFLTLASKLGIDQDKVRNEVKIVAEVPFESESMYAAVYYRENKSGPIKIAVKGAMEAILPYCTKMNSLRKVVPTDPDLLNSELNSLMENGYRALVVAEGIVSEETNGAFDLKSVNPELTFLGIVGFIDPLRPDVKEAVQTCKKAGIDVIMITGDHPKTAFAIARELGIAYSKEEMISGREIEELGDSELPACINALDKARVFARVTPVQKMQIVDSLVRKGHFVAVTGDGVNDAPALRRANIGVAMGSGTDVAKDTSSMIVADDTFSSIVAGVEEGRIAYDNIRKVTFLLVSTGLAEVVLFILALFAGLSIPLIAVQLLWLNLVTNGIQGVALAFEAGEPGTMHRKPRKPEEGIFNSLMIKEALLSGITIGIIAFIVWSWLNGEGYEENWARNLLLLLMVLFENFHVFNCRSEYRSAFRVPLRNNYFLVIGVVLMQGLHILAMHIPFMHDLLSISPVSFEDWLLSFVIASMVVIVMEIFKRVTLVKTKI; the protein is encoded by the coding sequence ATGATCTTATCAAATCCAGACACTCCTGATGAAGACAGAGAACAACAAAACTCGGAAAAAAGAGGAAATTATAGCATTTTCCAGAAAAAATCTTCAGAGTCGGATATTACTAAGGATCATGCGAAAGATGTCACTCTGTGGCATTCACTGGGAGCAGAAGAGATATTTAGAAAACTTGCTTCATCATCGAGGGGCCTGGACACTGAAGAAGCAGCCACAAGGCTGCATGAATATGGAAAAAATATTCTTCCAACACGAAAACCTCCAGGACTTGCAGAAATAGTTTTTCATCAATTTAAAAGCCCTTTGATTTATATTCTTCTTATTGCAGGAATTATCTCAGTGCTTCTAAATGACTTGAGAGACGCAGGATTCATTTTTCTTGTAGTAGTAATAAATGCTGTAATAGGCACTATACAGGAATGGAAGGCTGAAAAGAGCGCATCTCAATTGCAGACCATTTTAAAAATTGTGTCTCGGGTCAGGAGAAATGGATCTGAGATTCAGATTCCAGCAGAGGAAATCGTTCCTGGTGATATAGTCCTGCTCGAATCAGGGAGCCGAATTCCTGCCGATCTTCGTATTCTCTATGCCTCCAACCTCACAATCGATGAGTCGCTTCTCACTGGAGAATCTGCTGCTGTAGAGAAAACTGTGGACATCCTCGTAGAGGACACTCCTGTGAGTGATCGGGGCAATATGGCATATGCAGGAAGTACTGTAATTACAGGGCGTGGTTGTGGAGCTGTAACTGCAACCGGAAGCCGGACAGAAGTCGGTATGATTGCGCGGGCGGTCACAGAGACCGAATCTGCAAAACCGCCTTTGCTCATTCGCATGGAAGACTTTTCCCATAAAATCGGAATCGCTGTAATTGCAGCAAGCGTTGTGATGAGTGCAGTTGCCCTCTCGCAGGGGATTGCGCCTGTTGAGGTTTTTTTCCTTGCAATTGCCCTGATAGTATCCGCAATTCCTGAAGGGCTGCCTGTAGGGGTTACAGTAGCACTTTCAATTGCGTCTACAAGAATGGCTAAAAGAAATGTAATTGTTAGGAGTCTTTCTGCGGTTGAGAGCCTGGGGAGCTGTACTACAATCGCAACTGATAAGACCGGGACTCTGACTGTCAACCAGCAGACAGCAAAAACGGTAGTATTGCCTTCGGGAGACCTGTTTGAAGTTTCAGGAGAAGGTTATCTTCCTGTCGGCCAGATCAAAAAAATAGCACAAACAAATGAAGCTTCTCCGTCGGATGACGAAGAGATGGAGAGCTTACGAAGGCTTGCACTGGCGGCTACAATTTGCAATGAAGGCACTCTATACAAGGAAGGTGAGACATGGGTTCACCATGGAGACGCCATTGACATTGCATTTCTTACGCTGGCATCCAAGCTGGGAATCGATCAGGATAAGGTCAGAAACGAAGTAAAAATAGTCGCCGAAGTTCCGTTTGAATCAGAGAGTATGTACGCTGCTGTGTATTATCGGGAGAATAAAAGTGGACCTATAAAGATAGCTGTCAAGGGAGCTATGGAAGCTATCCTTCCGTACTGTACAAAAATGAATTCTCTGAGAAAAGTTGTTCCAACTGATCCCGATTTACTTAATAGTGAACTTAATTCCCTGATGGAAAATGGGTATCGTGCGCTTGTAGTAGCTGAGGGTATAGTCTCAGAGGAGACAAATGGTGCTTTTGATCTCAAATCTGTAAATCCAGAGCTCACGTTTCTGGGCATCGTTGGGTTTATAGACCCGTTGAGACCTGATGTCAAAGAAGCAGTCCAGACTTGCAAAAAGGCTGGAATTGATGTTATAATGATTACAGGAGATCATCCGAAGACTGCATTTGCAATAGCAAGAGAACTTGGTATAGCATATTCAAAAGAAGAGATGATATCTGGAAGAGAGATTGAAGAGCTTGGTGACTCTGAACTTCCAGCCTGTATTAATGCTCTCGATAAGGCACGGGTTTTTGCAAGGGTAACACCAGTACAAAAGATGCAGATTGTGGATTCTCTTGTCAGGAAGGGACACTTTGTTGCTGTCACCGGGGACGGAGTCAATGATGCCCCTGCACTCAGGAGGGCAAATATTGGTGTAGCAATGGGATCAGGAACCGATGTAGCTAAAGACACGTCATCGATGATCGTAGCTGACGATACATTTTCTTCGATTGTTGCAGGGGTTGAAGAGGGAAGAATAGCCTATGATAATATTAGAAAGGTTACCTTTCTGCTTGTCTCAACTGGGCTTGCAGAAGTGGTTCTTTTCATACTCGCGCTTTTTGCAGGTCTATCTATACCATTAATTGCAGTACAACTCCTGTGGCTTAATCTCGTCACAAACGGAATTCAAGGAGTGGCACTGGCTTTTGAGGCAGGAGAACCCGGAACCATGCACAGAAAGCCGAGAAAACCTGAAGAAGGAATTTTTAATAGCCTGATGATAAAAGAGGCACTACTCTCAGGAATAACTATTGGTATAATAGCTTTTATAGTTTGGTCATGGTTAAATGGGGAAGGGTATGAAGAAAACTGGGCAAGAAATCTTCTTTTGCTTTTAATGGTACTCTTTGAGAATTTCCATGTATTTAACTGCCGTTCAGAATATCGGTCCGCGTTTCGAGTACCTCTCAGGAATAATTACTTTCTGGTTATAGGTGTCGTTTTGATGCAGGGGCTCCATATCCTTGCTATGCATATACCTTTTATGCATGATCTTCTAAGTATAAGTCCGGTTTCATTTGAAGACTGGCTACTTTCTTTCGTAATAGCGAGTATGGTCGTAATTGTGATGGAAATTTTTAAAAGAGTAACTCTGGTGAAAACGAAAATTTGA